From the genome of Papaver somniferum cultivar HN1 chromosome 2, ASM357369v1, whole genome shotgun sequence, one region includes:
- the LOC113354109 gene encoding 18S rRNA (guanine-N(7))-methyltransferase RID2-like isoform X2 yields MSRPEFQAPPEIFYNESEARKYTSSSRITEIQAKLSERALELLALPDDDVPRLLLDIGCGSGLSGETLSESGHQWIGLDISDSMLSKCNEYCI; encoded by the exons ATGTCAAGACCGGAGTTTCAAGCTCCTCCGGAGATTTTCTACAATGAATCAGAAGCTAGGAAATATACTTCTTCTTCTCGTATCACTGAAATTCAG gcAAAACTTTCCGAGAGAGCATTAGAGCTTCTAGCGTTGCCCGATGATGATGTTCCGCGGCTGCTACTTGATATTG GTTGTGGCTCTGGACTTAGTGGAGAAACGTTATCTGAGAGTGGACACCAGTGGATTGGTTTAGACATATCTGATTCGATGCTTAGCAAGTGTAAtg AATATTGCATATGA
- the LOC113354109 gene encoding 18S rRNA (guanine-N(7))-methyltransferase RID2-like isoform X1, whose translation MSRPEFQAPPEIFYNESEARKYTSSSRITEIQAKLSERALELLALPDDDVPRLLLDIGCGSGLSGETLSESGHQWIGLDISDSMLSKCNGQFFFFGKLNCPCARFSFD comes from the exons ATGTCAAGACCGGAGTTTCAAGCTCCTCCGGAGATTTTCTACAATGAATCAGAAGCTAGGAAATATACTTCTTCTTCTCGTATCACTGAAATTCAG gcAAAACTTTCCGAGAGAGCATTAGAGCTTCTAGCGTTGCCCGATGATGATGTTCCGCGGCTGCTACTTGATATTG GTTGTGGCTCTGGACTTAGTGGAGAAACGTTATCTGAGAGTGGACACCAGTGGATTGGTTTAGACATATCTGATTCGATGCTTAGCAAGTGTAAtggtcagttttttttttttggaaagttgAATTGCCCTTGCGCTCGATTTTCATTTGATTAA
- the LOC113352211 gene encoding protein PXR1-like, which translates to MDTKRRRKGRRIRTKMRKITRKRKRKIKERKEKKGKSKDDKKKGKDEPKEQIKEKKNKDEHKEKKSKNKEGEVQENHSKDVEDEKKNSKVEKGKDKKSAKLEKKEKDKEDNKRKKSEGKDKTNDLVKLKQKLEKMDAKISAFQEKKKIS; encoded by the coding sequence ATGGATACAAAAAGGAGAAGGAAGGGAAGAAGAATAAGAACAAAGATGAGAAAGataacaagaaaaagaaagagaaagataaaggagagaaaagagaagaagggCAAAAGTAAAGATGACAAGAAAAAGGGAAAAGATGAACCAAAGGAACAAAtcaaggagaagaagaacaaggatGAACACAAAGAGAAGAAGAGCAAGAACAAGGAGGGTGAAGTACAAGAAAATCATTCCAAAGATGTCGAAGATGAAAAAAAGAATTCCAAAGTTGAGAAGGGAAAGGATAAAAAATCAGCAAAGttggagaagaaagaaaaagacaagGAAGATAATAAGAGGAAAAAATCTGAGGGGAAGGACAAGACCAATGACCTTGTGAAACTTAAGCAGAAGCTTGAGAAGATGGATGCTAAAATATCAGCCTTCcaagagaaaaagaagatatcATGA